Proteins encoded within one genomic window of Ptychodera flava strain L36383 unplaced genomic scaffold, AS_Pfla_20210202 Scaffold_39__1_contigs__length_1403739_pilon, whole genome shotgun sequence:
- the LOC139127958 gene encoding glycine amidinotransferase, mitochondrial-like, whose translation MMLHIRAFRGGCRGREAAHLLGNFLRPLRNRLACVSTTKSSRGQVAPQDVQAEEAPKESPVWSCNEWDPLEEIIVGRVEGAHVPPFTTEVKANTYEKHWDFYSQNGGKPFPVEHMKKAVAEIEEFCNVLKHEGVVVQRPDMLDHSKEYTTPDFTSTGMYAAMPRDFLIVIGDEIIEAPMAWRARFFEYRAYRSIIKDYFRRGAKWTTAPKPQMSDELYDHDYPIENVQDRHKLAAKGKFVTTEFEPCFDAADFIRAGRDIFVQRSQVTNYMGIEWMRRHLGDQYNIHVISFKDPNPMHIDATFNIIGPGLVLSNPDRPCHQIEMFKRAGWTVVKPPIPDIPDSHPLWMSSKWLSMNVLMLDTKRVICDKNEVPTMKMFERLGIQPIPISIRHANSLGGGFHCWTCDVRRRGKLDSYF comes from the exons TTCTTGCGCCCACTGAGAAACCGTCTAGCTTGTGTAAGTACTACTAAAAGTAGCCGTGGCCAAGTTGCTCCCCAAGATGTACAGGCTGAAGAGGCCCCCAAGGAAAGCCCCGTTTGGTCTTGTAATGAATGGGATCCACTGGAAGAGATTATTGTTGGACGAGTTGAGGGTGCTCATGTACCGCCTTTCACCACTGAAGTCAAG GCCAACACCTACGAGAAGCACTGGGACTTCTATTCCCAGAATGGAGGGAAACCTTTCCCAGTTGAGCACATGAAAAAAGCTGTTGCCGAGATTGAGGAATTCTGCAATGTTCTCAAACACGAAGGAGTGGTGGTGCAGCGTCCGGATATGCTGGACCATTCCAAGGAATACACCACTCCGGATTTTACTTCCACAG GCATGTATGCTGCAATGCCCCGGGATTTCTTAATCGTCATCGGCGATGAGATTATCGAAGCCCCAATGGCCTGGAGGGCGCGTTTCTTTGAGTATCGCGCCTACCGATCCATCATCAAAGACTACTTCAGACGTGGTGCCAAGTGGACGACCGCTCCCAAACCACAAATGTCAGATGAGCTGTATGATCAT GATTATCCCATTGAGAATGTACAAGATCGCCATAAACTTGCCGCCAAGGGCAAATTTGTTACCACTGAATTTGAGCCTTGTTTCGATGCAGCTGACTTCATCCGTGCTGGTCGTGATATCTTTGTACAAAGAAGTCAG GTGACCAACTACATGGGAATAGAATGGATGAGACGTCACCTTGGCGACCAGTACAACATCCATGTGATTTCCTTCAAAGATCCTAATCCAATGCACATTGACGCAACGTTCAACATCATTGGACCTGGTCTGGTCTTGTCCAATCCGGATAGACCTTGCCATCAGATTGAAATGTTCAAGAGAGCTGGGTGGACCGTTGTCAAACCACCAATCCCTGATATTCCGGATA GTCACCCACTGTGGATGTCATCCAAGTGGCTGTCCATGAATGTATTAATGCTGGACACCAAACGCGTGATCTGCGACAAAAACGAAGTACCGACCATGAAGATGTTCGAGAGGTTGGGTATCCAACCAATCCCGATATCCATTCGCCACGCAAACTCTCTCGGCGGTGGGTTCCATTGCTGGACCTGTGACGTCCGTCGTCGCGGCAAGCTGGATTCCTACTTTTAA